The following coding sequences lie in one Leucobacter allii genomic window:
- a CDS encoding amino acid ABC transporter ATP-binding protein, producing the protein MTGDANAGAGTAAVLEVQGVHKRFGEHAVLRGIDLVVGRHEVVVLIGASGSGKSTLLKTINLLEQVDDGRILLADAEGRVTDVTDPRTDADGVRARIGVVFQHYNLFPHMHVLDNVTLASRKVFGMPRAEAEQIGLALLDRIGLADKAREYPDRLSGGQQQRVAIARAVATDPELLLLDEITSALDPQLVGEVLDLVRELKASGSTIVMATHEMSFARRVADRVVYLKDGAIIESGPPEQIFDRPERAETREFLRRLHDPLGS; encoded by the coding sequence ATGACCGGGGATGCGAACGCCGGGGCGGGGACCGCAGCGGTCCTCGAGGTGCAGGGCGTGCACAAGCGCTTCGGGGAGCACGCGGTGCTGCGCGGGATCGACCTCGTCGTCGGCCGGCACGAGGTCGTCGTGCTCATCGGAGCCTCGGGCTCGGGCAAGTCGACCCTGCTGAAGACCATCAACCTCCTCGAGCAGGTCGACGACGGCAGGATCCTGCTCGCCGACGCCGAGGGGCGCGTCACCGACGTCACCGATCCGCGCACCGACGCCGACGGCGTCCGCGCCCGCATCGGAGTCGTCTTCCAGCACTACAACCTCTTCCCGCACATGCACGTGCTCGACAACGTCACGCTCGCCTCCCGCAAGGTCTTCGGCATGCCGCGCGCCGAGGCCGAGCAGATCGGGCTCGCCCTCCTCGACCGCATCGGCCTGGCCGACAAGGCGAGGGAGTACCCCGACCGCCTCTCCGGCGGGCAGCAGCAGCGCGTCGCCATCGCCCGCGCGGTCGCGACCGACCCGGAGCTGCTCCTCCTCGACGAGATCACGAGCGCCCTCGATCCGCAGCTCGTGGGGGAGGTGCTCGACCTCGTCCGCGAGCTCAAGGCCTCGGGCTCGACGATCGTGATGGCGACGCACGAGATGTCCTTCGCGCGGCGGGTCGCCGACCGCGTCGTGTACCTCAAGGACGGGGCGATCATCGAGTCGGGCCCGCCCGAGCAGATCTTCGACCGACCGGAGCGCGCGGAGACCCGCGAGTTCCTCCGGCGGCTGCACGACCCGCTCGGATCGTGA
- a CDS encoding ABC transporter substrate-binding protein, with amino-acid sequence MSRTSRLAAAVAAGAAALLALTACTSGGGDAAGGEGTGAVTEGKLTIATGEPAYAPWVQNDDPESGEGFEAAVAYAVAEELGFADEDVVWVRTSFDAAIAPGPKDFDLNIQQFSVSEERAQAVDFSSPYYETTQAVVAAGGTAAAEATSIADLKDAVIGVASGTTSLTVAEEVIDPTNELQVFNSVDDTVAALQNGTIDALVTDLPGAFYVRDAQLDDGVIVGQLESDEGGDAFAFVLPKDSALTADVTAAVDALREDGTLDELAAEWIADQGAPVLQ; translated from the coding sequence ATGTCACGCACCTCCCGTCTCGCCGCGGCCGTCGCCGCGGGCGCCGCGGCCCTGCTCGCCCTGACCGCCTGCACGAGCGGAGGCGGCGACGCCGCCGGAGGCGAGGGCACGGGCGCCGTGACCGAGGGCAAGCTCACCATCGCCACGGGCGAGCCCGCCTACGCGCCCTGGGTGCAGAACGACGACCCGGAGAGCGGGGAGGGCTTCGAGGCCGCCGTCGCCTACGCGGTGGCTGAGGAGCTCGGCTTCGCGGATGAGGACGTGGTCTGGGTGCGCACGAGCTTCGACGCGGCCATCGCCCCGGGCCCGAAGGACTTCGATCTCAACATCCAGCAGTTCTCCGTGAGCGAGGAGCGCGCCCAGGCCGTCGATTTCTCCTCGCCGTACTACGAGACGACGCAGGCCGTCGTAGCGGCGGGCGGCACCGCGGCCGCGGAGGCCACGAGCATCGCCGATCTCAAGGACGCCGTCATCGGAGTCGCCTCGGGCACGACCTCGCTCACGGTCGCGGAGGAGGTCATCGACCCCACGAACGAGCTGCAGGTCTTCAACAGCGTCGACGACACCGTCGCCGCGCTCCAGAACGGCACCATCGATGCCCTCGTCACCGATCTGCCCGGCGCCTTCTACGTGCGCGACGCCCAGCTCGACGACGGCGTCATCGTCGGCCAGCTCGAGTCGGACGAGGGGGGCGACGCCTTCGCCTTCGTGCTTCCGAAGGACTCGGCGCTCACGGCCGACGTGACCGCCGCGGTCGACGCCCTCCGCGAGGACGGGACGCTCGACGAGCTCGCGGCCGAGTGGATCGCCGACCAGGGCGCGCCGGTCCTCCAGTAG
- a CDS encoding amidohydrolase family protein produces MGVSAVPETVVYSADLVFPVTSPRIQDGAVAVRNGRILHVGDRRWVRETLAARGAAFTEEHWEGVLAPGLVNAHTHLQYTRMAEVAAARTYRGFDDWGDAFDAAYERDGHDWAAAAAEGAAQSLAAGVTAAADVVTDREALGALHAAGMHGIAYWEVYGASNADWDAAARESVREQIRSIPTPPGAGVSPHAPYSLEVQPLLELPDIVREEGLRLHIHLAEAHMEREFDGIDGYVGAGPGGHGEWPELAADSFRALRSHGIGVSSTQFVDHLGVLGPDCHIAHGVYVSAADRALLRARGTSVALCPRSNEVIGLDMPPVAAYLREGNPIAVGTDSLSSSPSLDLLADVAALYRVARAQGYRGDDLHQRLFAAATLGGAAALGLNVGKHRVGQLGVGAVADLACFAVDARNPDAALAELVEDGAGRARRTIVGGATRFDAR; encoded by the coding sequence GTGGGGGTGAGTGCCGTTCCCGAAACCGTCGTCTACAGCGCGGACCTCGTCTTCCCCGTCACCAGCCCGCGGATCCAGGACGGCGCGGTCGCGGTGCGGAACGGACGGATTCTGCACGTGGGCGATCGGCGCTGGGTGCGCGAGACGCTCGCCGCGCGCGGCGCGGCGTTCACGGAGGAGCACTGGGAGGGCGTGCTCGCCCCCGGGCTCGTGAACGCGCACACGCACCTCCAGTACACCCGCATGGCCGAGGTCGCGGCGGCCCGCACCTACCGGGGCTTCGACGACTGGGGCGACGCCTTCGACGCCGCGTACGAGCGGGACGGGCACGACTGGGCCGCGGCGGCCGCCGAGGGCGCGGCGCAGAGCCTCGCCGCGGGGGTCACGGCGGCCGCGGACGTGGTGACCGATCGCGAAGCGCTCGGAGCCCTGCACGCGGCGGGGATGCACGGCATCGCCTACTGGGAGGTCTACGGTGCGAGCAACGCCGACTGGGACGCCGCGGCGCGCGAGTCGGTCCGCGAGCAGATCCGGAGCATCCCGACCCCGCCCGGAGCCGGGGTGTCGCCCCACGCGCCCTACTCCCTCGAGGTGCAGCCGCTGCTCGAACTCCCCGACATCGTCCGCGAGGAGGGGCTCCGACTGCACATCCACCTCGCCGAGGCGCACATGGAGCGCGAGTTCGACGGCATCGACGGCTACGTCGGCGCCGGGCCCGGGGGGCACGGGGAGTGGCCCGAGCTCGCCGCCGACAGCTTCCGAGCGCTGCGATCGCACGGCATCGGCGTCTCCTCGACGCAGTTCGTCGACCACCTCGGGGTGCTCGGCCCCGACTGCCACATCGCGCACGGCGTCTACGTCAGCGCCGCCGATCGCGCGCTGCTGCGCGCCCGGGGGACGAGCGTCGCGCTCTGCCCGCGCTCGAACGAGGTGATCGGGCTCGACATGCCGCCGGTGGCCGCCTACCTGCGCGAGGGCAACCCGATCGCGGTCGGCACCGATTCGCTCTCGTCCTCGCCCTCGCTCGACCTGCTCGCGGACGTCGCGGCGCTGTACCGGGTCGCGCGGGCGCAGGGCTATCGCGGCGACGATCTCCACCAGCGCCTCTTCGCCGCGGCCACGCTCGGCGGCGCCGCGGCGCTCGGGCTGAACGTCGGCAAGCACCGCGTCGGCCAGCTCGGCGTCGGCGCCGTCGCCGACCTCGCCTGCTTCGCGGTGGACGCGCGGAACCCCGACGCGGCCCTCGCCGAACTCGTCGAGGACGGAGCCGGGCGCGCGCGGCGCACGATCGTGGGCGGAGCCACCCGATTCGACGCCCGCTGA
- a CDS encoding enterochelin esterase domain-containing protein, with protein sequence MHRRDATMDRVVGPLESAWATADAPERRRLAAEALARPNPRIDPDPAAPGLAIWSWTVEAADARAVLLWTNPVFDHERPATAELARLADSGLWTIALRLPRALRMSYRIACWRDAGPPPWHTAEGRRATVLAAIGAADADPRGRETARGSVGEAFSIAAGPDAPDAPWEKRAAADADVPVPTVDELALPRGGRAWVHRPLGRERIGSDARPTPLLVLFDGQVWLDGLGLPRIIDRLTASGALPPLHIALLDSGSLERRWERLGVPHGQVDEVLDELLPVLRRDYPVSRERGDTIVSGQSLGGIAALWTLALGAGEVGHAIAQSPSLWRFPVLGPLLREPRWDSIALEAGVYEPGMRADAAELAEALRTAAEVGAESPEDAASRRAVSFSAPVAGHDWAAWRVGLVRALIAHFA encoded by the coding sequence ATGCACCGCCGCGACGCGACGATGGATCGCGTCGTCGGCCCGCTGGAATCCGCCTGGGCGACCGCGGACGCCCCGGAGCGGCGTCGTCTCGCCGCCGAGGCGCTCGCGCGCCCCAACCCCCGGATCGATCCCGATCCGGCCGCCCCCGGGCTGGCGATCTGGAGCTGGACGGTGGAGGCCGCGGACGCGCGGGCGGTCCTGCTGTGGACGAATCCCGTCTTCGACCACGAGCGTCCGGCCACCGCGGAGCTCGCGCGGCTCGCGGACTCGGGGCTCTGGACGATCGCGCTGCGGCTCCCGCGGGCGCTGCGGATGTCCTACCGGATCGCGTGCTGGCGCGACGCGGGGCCGCCGCCCTGGCACACGGCCGAGGGGCGGCGGGCCACGGTGCTCGCCGCCATCGGCGCGGCCGACGCCGATCCGCGCGGCCGCGAGACCGCACGCGGCTCGGTCGGCGAGGCCTTCTCCATCGCCGCGGGGCCTGACGCCCCCGACGCGCCGTGGGAGAAGCGCGCCGCGGCGGACGCCGACGTCCCGGTTCCGACGGTCGACGAGCTCGCGCTCCCCCGGGGCGGCCGCGCGTGGGTGCACCGGCCGCTTGGAAGGGAGCGGATCGGCTCGGACGCGCGCCCGACGCCGCTGCTCGTGCTCTTCGACGGGCAGGTGTGGCTCGACGGGCTCGGCCTTCCGCGCATCATCGACCGGCTGACGGCGTCGGGCGCGCTGCCGCCCCTGCACATCGCGCTCCTCGATTCCGGAAGCCTCGAACGGCGCTGGGAGCGGCTCGGCGTGCCGCACGGCCAGGTCGACGAGGTGCTCGACGAGCTCCTGCCGGTGCTGCGCCGGGACTACCCGGTATCCCGGGAGCGCGGCGACACGATCGTCTCCGGCCAGAGCCTGGGCGGGATCGCCGCGCTCTGGACCCTCGCGCTCGGCGCCGGCGAGGTCGGGCACGCGATCGCGCAGTCGCCGTCCCTGTGGCGCTTCCCCGTGCTCGGCCCGCTGCTGCGGGAGCCGCGCTGGGACTCGATCGCGCTCGAGGCGGGGGTGTACGAACCCGGGATGCGGGCCGACGCCGCGGAGCTTGCCGAGGCCCTCCGTACCGCTGCGGAGGTCGGCGCGGAGAGCCCCGAGGACGCGGCGTCGCGGCGCGCGGTGTCGTTCTCGGCGCCGGTCGCCGGCCACGACTGGGCCGCCTGGCGGGTGGGCCTCGTCCGCGCGCTCATCGCCCATTTCGCCTGA
- a CDS encoding amino acid ABC transporter permease gives MSTIPSGTPGAVSSLELERRAFRSARKQRSILVSVASTLLFAAVLVAILVLSPGWERVRATFFDLGVAADAFPRVIAGLWINIQVLVVAVIGVAILGTLLAVARTLRGAVFTPIRLLAAGYTDIFRGIPVLLVLYLVGFGIPGLELTGRMPPQFWGTIALILCYSAYVAEVLRAGIEAVHPSQRLAARSLGLSHGRTLRLIVMPQAVRKVTPALMNDFVSMQKDVGLISVLGAVDAVRAAQIEVASAYNFTPYVLAGVLFVVLSWPFIRLTDWMTARAQRREQIGGVV, from the coding sequence GTGTCCACGATTCCCTCCGGCACGCCCGGCGCCGTCAGCTCGCTCGAGCTCGAGCGCCGGGCGTTCCGGAGCGCCCGGAAGCAGCGCTCCATCCTCGTGAGCGTGGCCAGCACGCTGCTCTTCGCGGCCGTGCTCGTCGCGATCCTCGTGCTGAGCCCCGGCTGGGAGCGGGTGCGCGCCACCTTCTTCGACCTCGGCGTCGCCGCCGATGCGTTCCCACGGGTCATCGCCGGGCTTTGGATCAATATCCAGGTGCTCGTCGTCGCCGTCATCGGCGTGGCGATCCTCGGCACGCTGCTGGCCGTGGCCCGCACGCTCCGCGGCGCGGTGTTCACGCCGATCCGCCTGCTCGCCGCCGGGTACACGGACATCTTTCGCGGCATCCCCGTGCTGCTCGTGCTCTACCTCGTGGGCTTCGGCATCCCCGGGCTCGAGCTCACGGGTCGCATGCCGCCGCAGTTCTGGGGCACGATCGCGCTCATCCTGTGCTACTCCGCCTACGTCGCCGAGGTGCTGCGTGCCGGCATCGAGGCGGTGCACCCCTCGCAGCGCCTCGCCGCCCGCTCGCTCGGGCTGAGCCATGGCAGGACCCTCCGGCTGATCGTCATGCCGCAGGCCGTGCGCAAGGTCACCCCGGCGCTCATGAACGACTTCGTCTCCATGCAGAAGGACGTGGGCCTGATCTCGGTGCTCGGCGCCGTCGACGCCGTCCGGGCCGCGCAGATCGAGGTCGCCTCCGCCTACAACTTCACGCCGTACGTGCTCGCGGGGGTGCTGTTCGTCGTCCTGTCCTGGCCCTTCATCCGCCTCACCGACTGGATGACGGCGCGGGCACAGCGGCGCGAGCAGATCGGAGGGGTCGTATGA
- a CDS encoding LysR family transcriptional regulator, whose amino-acid sequence MIDLRQLQALSAVAAEGSVARAATRLGWSQPTVDYHLRNLDRLVGADLTTRSTRGSKLTTAGALMLERGSEILALSERALTDVRDLAQLGRIRLRFGTFPTAAARLLPGITTRTRELGIELDATLEEVSPLVTRVNQHMLDAALVYAAVGYQLPFRSEVHTTRLFTDPMQLALPEEHPAAQRQSFDREAMLALSGDSWVMGSTPGDTLDDLVREVFLAEGHQIEVAIRTDDYSVVLGLIAAGLAVGIVPSLLGTRPPEGVVLRPIEDPRFARELILAAPAGPGGPSAAVRQLAEAVRRSISALG is encoded by the coding sequence GTGATCGATCTCCGCCAGCTCCAGGCGCTCAGCGCGGTGGCGGCCGAGGGCTCGGTGGCGCGCGCCGCCACCCGTCTCGGCTGGAGCCAGCCGACGGTCGACTACCACCTGCGCAACCTCGACCGCCTCGTGGGTGCCGACCTCACGACGCGCTCCACGCGCGGCAGCAAGCTGACGACGGCCGGCGCGCTGATGCTCGAACGCGGCTCGGAGATCCTCGCCCTGTCCGAGCGCGCACTCACCGATGTGCGCGATCTCGCGCAGCTCGGGCGGATCCGCCTGCGATTCGGCACGTTCCCCACCGCGGCCGCGCGCCTGCTCCCCGGCATCACGACGCGGACCAGGGAGCTCGGGATCGAGCTCGACGCGACGCTCGAGGAGGTCTCCCCGCTCGTCACGCGGGTGAACCAGCACATGCTCGACGCCGCCCTCGTCTACGCCGCCGTCGGCTACCAGCTGCCCTTCCGATCGGAGGTGCACACGACGCGCCTGTTCACGGATCCGATGCAGCTCGCGCTGCCGGAGGAGCACCCCGCCGCGCAGCGCCAGAGCTTCGATCGCGAGGCGATGCTCGCGCTCTCGGGGGACAGCTGGGTGATGGGCTCGACGCCCGGCGACACTCTGGACGACCTCGTGCGCGAGGTCTTCCTCGCCGAAGGCCACCAGATCGAGGTCGCGATCCGCACGGACGACTACTCCGTCGTGCTCGGGCTCATCGCCGCCGGACTCGCCGTCGGGATCGTGCCGAGCCTGCTCGGCACGCGGCCCCCGGAGGGCGTGGTGCTGCGTCCGATCGAGGATCCGCGCTTCGCCCGGGAGCTGATCCTCGCCGCCCCGGCCGGACCGGGCGGGCCGTCCGCCGCGGTGCGCCAGCTGGCCGAGGCGGTGCGGCGCTCGATCAGCGCCCTCGGCTGA
- a CDS encoding aminotransferase class I/II-fold pyridoxal phosphate-dependent enzyme — protein sequence MLHQESRAHDPAAFVTAPGPEARGRASAAPRPAAAVLGAADAHAPAADAFATRFPEAQREAPYADALRRFGDSGAQSLMVPGHGNDPAQGAAHLGALFGPRVAELDVPLMIEGIDLGADSPLERARRLAAEAWGARRTWFLTNGASQANRTAAIAVRGLGERVLIQRSMHSSFTDGVLLAGLVPAFVAPAIDARHGIAHGLTPQALDAALTREGEAGRPVSSVYAVSPSYFGSTADVAGLAEVAHAHGAALIVDGAWGAHFGFHPGLPESPARLGADLVVSSTHKLAGSLTQSAMLHLGEGPFAERLEPLVERAFGMTASTSMSGVLMGSLDAARQALVAGRERIDGALRAADELRDRVRSDARFAIISDGFDAFPDIVATDRLRVPIDVSGLGRSGHWVRGRMIADHGIYLEMSTATSVVAVIGALQAPDVDRVVAALTAVADAAGDAAEGEAGAGEAAPREFPELPAPGALRLLPRDAFFGASEVVPAAEAIGRVSADTLAAYPPGIPNLLPGEEITAETVAFLQAVADSPTGYVRGAVDAGVTGIRVVAHG from the coding sequence ATGCTGCACCAGGAATCCCGCGCCCACGATCCCGCCGCGTTCGTCACGGCCCCCGGACCCGAGGCCCGCGGACGCGCGTCCGCGGCGCCGAGGCCCGCGGCCGCCGTCCTCGGCGCGGCCGATGCGCATGCGCCGGCGGCCGACGCCTTCGCGACGCGATTCCCCGAGGCGCAGCGCGAGGCCCCCTACGCGGACGCGCTGCGCCGCTTCGGCGATTCGGGCGCGCAGTCGCTCATGGTCCCCGGCCACGGCAACGATCCCGCGCAGGGGGCCGCGCACCTCGGCGCGCTCTTCGGCCCCCGGGTCGCCGAGCTCGATGTGCCGCTCATGATCGAGGGCATCGATCTCGGCGCCGACTCGCCGCTCGAACGCGCGCGGCGCCTCGCGGCGGAGGCCTGGGGCGCCAGGCGGACGTGGTTCCTCACCAACGGCGCCTCGCAGGCGAACCGCACGGCGGCGATCGCCGTCCGCGGCCTGGGGGAGCGCGTGCTCATCCAGCGCAGCATGCACTCGAGCTTCACCGACGGGGTCCTCCTCGCGGGGCTCGTGCCCGCCTTCGTGGCGCCCGCCATCGACGCGCGCCACGGCATCGCCCACGGCCTCACCCCGCAGGCGCTCGACGCCGCGCTCACCCGCGAGGGCGAGGCCGGCCGCCCCGTCTCGAGCGTGTACGCCGTGTCCCCGAGCTACTTCGGCTCGACCGCGGACGTCGCCGGTCTGGCGGAGGTCGCCCACGCGCACGGCGCGGCCCTCATCGTCGACGGCGCCTGGGGCGCCCATTTCGGCTTCCACCCCGGACTGCCGGAGTCGCCCGCCCGACTCGGCGCCGATCTCGTCGTCTCGAGCACCCACAAGCTCGCCGGCTCGCTGACCCAGTCCGCGATGCTCCATCTCGGCGAGGGCCCCTTCGCCGAGCGCCTCGAACCCCTCGTCGAGCGGGCCTTCGGGATGACGGCGTCGACGTCGATGAGCGGGGTGCTCATGGGGTCCCTCGACGCCGCCAGGCAGGCGCTCGTGGCCGGCCGCGAGCGGATCGACGGCGCGCTGCGCGCGGCGGACGAGCTCCGCGACCGGGTGCGCTCGGACGCGCGCTTCGCGATCATCAGCGATGGCTTCGACGCCTTCCCCGACATCGTCGCGACGGACCGGCTGCGCGTGCCGATCGACGTCTCCGGGCTCGGGCGCAGCGGGCACTGGGTCCGCGGCCGCATGATCGCCGACCACGGCATCTATCTCGAGATGTCGACGGCCACGAGCGTCGTCGCCGTGATCGGCGCGCTGCAGGCGCCCGACGTCGATCGCGTCGTCGCCGCGCTCACGGCGGTGGCCGACGCCGCGGGCGACGCAGCCGAAGGGGAGGCCGGCGCGGGCGAGGCTGCACCCCGGGAGTTTCCCGAGCTCCCGGCTCCCGGAGCGCTGCGGCTGCTTCCGCGCGACGCCTTCTTCGGCGCGAGCGAGGTGGTCCCGGCCGCCGAGGCCATCGGGCGCGTCTCCGCGGACACGCTCGCCGCGTACCCGCCCGGGATCCCGAATCTGCTGCCGGGGGAGGAGATCACGGCCGAGACCGTCGCGTTCCTGCAGGCCGTCGCCGACTCGCCGACGGGGTACGTGCGCGGGGCCGTCGACGCCGGGGTGACCGGGATCCGCGTGGTCGCGCACGGCTGA
- a CDS encoding MDR family MFS transporter gives MRVIWLLLAAAFVAILNETTMAIAIPSLNATLGIPPELGQWLTSAFMLTMAVVIPTTGFLLQRFTTRQVFLAAIGAFVLGTAICLVSPGFVLLLVGRIVQAAGTGVMMPLLMTTMMNVVPAHSRGRMMGRVGLVMSLAPALGPTLSGVVLDSLGWRWLFGIILPIAVVALALGAKWMTNLGETTHAPIDVLSIVLSALAFGGIVFGLSQLGGGGHGGSAGGSTAAVVPPWAVIAGGAVFLALFVWRQLALQKRDDALLDLRVFTSRNFVLSVVIMTVVALSMFGTFSLLPIYLQNVAGLDPTAAGLVLLPGSVIMGLLGPVMGRIYDARGPRTLLVPGTILIAAAMFTYSTVGTHTPMWFLMLVQIAMSLGLAGSFTPLFSASLGSLDRSLYSHGSAALNTLQQVGGAAGTAVLISIYSLALHRGEAAGLSTADAGSPGAQTAFFTAACIALVPVVLSFFITKPVETEGGAHGGH, from the coding sequence ATGCGCGTCATCTGGCTGCTGCTCGCCGCCGCCTTCGTCGCGATCCTCAACGAGACCACGATGGCGATCGCCATCCCGTCGCTGAACGCGACCCTCGGCATCCCGCCCGAGCTCGGTCAGTGGCTCACGAGCGCCTTCATGCTCACCATGGCCGTCGTCATCCCGACGACCGGCTTCCTGCTGCAGCGCTTCACGACGCGGCAGGTCTTCCTCGCCGCCATCGGCGCCTTCGTACTCGGCACCGCGATCTGCCTCGTGTCGCCCGGATTCGTGCTGCTGCTCGTCGGCCGCATCGTCCAGGCCGCCGGCACCGGCGTGATGATGCCGCTGCTCATGACGACCATGATGAACGTCGTGCCCGCGCACTCCCGCGGTCGCATGATGGGCCGCGTCGGGCTCGTCATGAGCCTCGCCCCCGCGCTCGGGCCGACGCTCTCCGGCGTCGTGCTCGACAGCCTCGGCTGGCGCTGGCTGTTCGGCATCATCCTCCCGATCGCCGTCGTCGCGCTGGCGCTCGGCGCGAAGTGGATGACGAATCTCGGGGAGACGACGCACGCGCCGATCGACGTGCTCTCGATCGTGCTCTCCGCGCTCGCCTTCGGCGGCATCGTGTTCGGCCTCAGCCAGCTCGGCGGCGGCGGTCACGGCGGCTCCGCCGGGGGGTCGACCGCCGCGGTCGTCCCGCCGTGGGCCGTCATCGCCGGCGGCGCGGTGTTCCTCGCGCTCTTCGTCTGGCGGCAGCTCGCGCTCCAGAAGCGCGACGACGCCCTGCTCGACCTGCGCGTGTTCACCTCGCGCAACTTCGTGCTGTCCGTCGTCATCATGACCGTGGTCGCGCTGTCGATGTTCGGCACCTTCTCGCTGCTGCCGATCTACCTGCAGAACGTGGCCGGGCTCGACCCGACGGCGGCGGGCCTCGTCCTGCTGCCCGGATCGGTCATCATGGGTCTGCTCGGCCCGGTGATGGGTCGGATCTACGACGCGCGCGGGCCGCGCACCCTGCTCGTGCCCGGTACGATCCTCATCGCCGCCGCCATGTTCACCTACTCGACCGTCGGCACCCACACCCCGATGTGGTTCCTGATGCTCGTGCAGATCGCGATGTCCCTGGGCCTCGCCGGCTCGTTCACGCCGCTCTTCTCGGCCTCCCTCGGCTCGCTCGACCGTTCGCTGTACTCGCACGGCTCGGCCGCGCTGAACACGCTGCAGCAGGTCGGCGGCGCCGCGGGCACGGCGGTGCTCATCTCGATCTACTCGCTCGCGCTGCACCGCGGCGAGGCGGCGGGGCTGTCGACGGCCGATGCCGGATCGCCCGGGGCGCAGACGGCGTTCTTCACGGCGGCGTGCATCGCCCTCGTGCCCGTCGTGCTCTCCTTCTTCATCACGAAGCCGGTCGAGACGGAGGGCGGCGCCCACGGCGGGCACTGA